Below is a window of Rhodopseudomonas sp. P2A-2r DNA.
GTGGAAATCGCGACGGATCGCGGTGAGTTCGTCGGCGAAGGCTTCGATGCGGTCGATGGTGGGCATGGGCGTTATCCGTTTGCAGGCGCGAGGGAGGGCGATGCGGTGTCGGGTGTGAAGGGCTCGCCGTTCGGCTTCAGGCGAATGCCGGGACGCAACCGCGTCCATGGCAGGGTCGAGGTGTCGGCCGGCATGGCGCCGGGCGCGGCGCAGATCAGCAGCGCGCCGGCGATGGGTTCGAAATCGGCGCGGAAGTGCACCGAGCTCTTGTTGACCAGAATCGATTCCGTGGTCGGCTCGATGCCGACGAAGCGATACATCGCCTGATCGGCGAGCTGCGCCTTGTGCGAGGAGATGACCACGCGGACGTCGTCGATGCGCAGACAGGCCGACAGGCCCATATCCATGTCGCGACCGCCATAGTAAGGGCCCGGGGCGACGAATTTTCCGTCCGACAATTTCTCGACGATGAAGCTTGCTTCATACGGCGCGTCGCCGGGGATGCCCGACTTGCCGCCGAGCGACAGCGTCACGGTGGCGCCTTCGCCGGCGGCGTGTGCGGCGGCAGCCGCGGCCGGATCGTAGATCACGCCGATCGCGGCCTTGGTGGCGCGGTTGCGAACCAGCGCGGCGAGCATGCCGGTGGTGTCGGAATCGCCGCCGGCACCGGGATTGTCCTGGGTATCGGCGATCACGATCGGCCTGGTGGCGCTTTTCGCCAGCTCCATGGCGTATTGCACGCCTTCGTCCGGGGTGTAGATCCTGCCGTCGAAATCGTTCTCGTGGCCGTTGACAATCGTCACCACCATATCGGCTGCGGCATCGGCATCCGCCTGCGTCACGCCATAGGTGAACACGCTGGGACCGCAATGCGGAAAGTCAGCAGCGGGGAAGCCGGGACAGAACGACAGCGTCGGGACCTGGTCGTCCTCCAGCGCAGCGAGCTTGAAGTAGATGCTCCGGGTCGGTTCGTCGTTGGTGCACTGCCAGCTGATCGGGATCAGGAACGGCAACTGCCGGTACGCCTTCGCATAGCGGTTGCCCGCGAGCAGCAGCTCCATATGGCGCGCGCAGGCGCGGCCGGTGTCGGCCATATCGATATGCGGAT
It encodes the following:
- a CDS encoding M81 family metallopeptidase; the protein is MTRIAVGGFLHETNTFAPTKATYESFVHGGGWPAMTRGAEVLKVMRNINVGLAGFIEEAEARGWELVPTIACAASPSAHVTEDAFERIVAEMIAGIAAAMPLDAVYLDLHGAMVAEHLDDGEGEIAARVRKVIGPDIPFVISLDLHGNISPELVRDTDALIAYRTYPHIDMADTGRACARHMELLLAGNRYAKAYRQLPFLIPISWQCTNDEPTRSIYFKLAALEDDQVPTLSFCPGFPAADFPHCGPSVFTYGVTQADADAAADMVVTIVNGHENDFDGRIYTPDEGVQYAMELAKSATRPIVIADTQDNPGAGGDSDTTGMLAALVRNRATKAAIGVIYDPAAAAAAHAAGEGATVTLSLGGKSGIPGDAPYEASFIVEKLSDGKFVAPGPYYGGRDMDMGLSACLRIDDVRVVISSHKAQLADQAMYRFVGIEPTTESILVNKSSVHFRADFEPIAGALLICAAPGAMPADTSTLPWTRLRPGIRLKPNGEPFTPDTASPSLAPANG